One Prodigiosinella aquatilis DNA window includes the following coding sequences:
- the pabB gene encoding aminodeoxychorismate synthase component 1, protein MRTPIVYHALPYQPDALLTLFAALSHRPWSMLLHSGFAEHVHNRFDILVADPLVTLQTRGNGTEIDADGHCHISEQDPFSLLKQQMDTLGLHADSHPDFPFQGGALGLFGYDLGRRVERIPSIALQDIDVPDMAVGLYDWALIADHHKQTLTLVVHGNPDARLTWLNALPAAVHSRDFRLSSPWQANMSRQQYGEKFRRIQDYLHAGDCYQVNLTQRFHAHYDGDEWQAFLRLSASNRAPFSAFLRLPENTIISTSPERFLWLHDNQIQTRPIKGTLPRLADAKEDAKQAERLASSDKDRAENLMIVDLLRNDIGRVAVPGTVSVPELFIIEPFPAVHHLVSTIEATLPDHQHATDLLRACFPGGSITGAPKVRAMEIIEELEPQRRTAYCGSIGYLSVCGTMDTNITIRTLVTAQHTIYCWAGGGIVADSQEQSEYQETFDKVGRILPLLEQTIPDKTGIDS, encoded by the coding sequence ATGCGAACCCCGATAGTCTACCATGCACTTCCATACCAGCCTGATGCTTTATTAACGCTTTTCGCTGCATTATCACACCGTCCCTGGTCGATGCTGTTGCATTCCGGCTTCGCTGAACACGTGCATAACCGGTTCGACATACTTGTCGCCGATCCATTAGTCACCTTGCAGACCCGTGGAAACGGCACCGAAATTGATGCAGATGGTCACTGTCATATTTCTGAACAAGACCCATTCAGTCTGCTAAAACAGCAGATGGACACACTCGGCCTTCACGCGGACTCCCATCCTGATTTCCCCTTTCAGGGCGGTGCACTGGGATTGTTTGGTTATGACTTAGGACGCCGGGTAGAGCGAATCCCCAGTATTGCCCTTCAGGATATCGATGTACCGGATATGGCTGTAGGGCTCTATGACTGGGCATTGATTGCCGACCACCATAAGCAAACCTTGACACTGGTGGTACATGGCAATCCCGATGCCCGACTAACCTGGCTTAATGCGCTGCCTGCCGCGGTTCACTCCCGTGATTTCAGGCTCAGTAGTCCCTGGCAAGCCAATATGTCCCGGCAGCAGTACGGTGAAAAATTCCGCCGTATTCAGGATTATCTGCACGCTGGTGATTGTTATCAGGTCAATCTGACACAACGTTTCCACGCACATTACGACGGCGATGAGTGGCAGGCATTTCTGCGTCTTTCAGCCAGTAATCGCGCACCGTTTTCCGCCTTTCTCCGGCTACCGGAAAACACGATCATCAGCACCTCGCCCGAACGTTTTTTGTGGTTGCATGATAACCAGATCCAAACGCGCCCAATCAAAGGGACATTGCCGCGATTAGCTGATGCGAAAGAGGATGCCAAACAAGCTGAGCGGCTGGCATCATCAGACAAAGACCGAGCAGAGAATCTTATGATTGTCGATCTGCTGCGCAACGACATTGGCCGGGTGGCTGTTCCTGGTACTGTCAGCGTCCCTGAATTGTTCATCATTGAGCCATTCCCGGCAGTACATCATCTCGTCAGCACCATTGAAGCCACACTACCGGACCACCAACACGCCACGGATCTGCTTCGAGCCTGTTTTCCCGGTGGTTCTATTACCGGCGCACCAAAAGTCCGAGCGATGGAGATTATAGAAGAACTGGAGCCACAGCGACGTACTGCATATTGTGGCAGTATTGGTTATTTGAGCGTCTGTGGCACAATGGATACCAATATTACTATCCGTACCCTGGTCACCGCTCAACACACGATTTACTGCTGGGCAGGTGGCGGCATTGTCGCCGACAGTCAGGAGCAATCGGAATATCAGGAAACGTTTGACAAAGTTGGACGGATTTTGCCGTTACTAGAACAAACTATTCCGGACAAAACAGGCATTGATTCGTGA
- a CDS encoding ATP-dependent DNA helicase, whose product MASVSDDFATDGVLALAISGFKPREPQRQMAAAVEKAIAQQQPLVVEAGTGTGKTYAYLAPALRAGKKVIISTGSKALQDQLYSRDLPTVAQALNYQGSLALLKGRANYLCTERLEQQSLAGGDLPVETLRELVWLRRWSSETLDGDIGNCGEVAEDSQVWPLVTSTNDNCLGSDCPHYKDCFVVKARRRAMDADVVVVNHHLYLADMVVKESGFAELIPDSDVVIFDEAHQIPDIASQYFGQQLSSRQLMDLAKDMIIAYRTEVRDAAQLQKSADRLTQSTQDFRLALGDPGFRGNLRDIVTDTSLQRSLTLLDDALELCYDVAKLSLGRSALLDAAFDRATLFRSRLKRLLDVHQPGYSYWYECNSRHFVLALTPLSVADRFRDVMKEKPVSWIFTSATLSVNDQLAHFTSRLGLDNATTLLLPSPFDYTRQTLLCVPRYLPETNRPGAAKQLARILCPLIEANQGRCFMLCTSHQMMRDLAAEFRASLTLPVLLQGETSKPQLLSQFISAGNALLVATSSFWEGVDVRGDALSCVIIDKLPFTSPDDPLLKARMEDCRVHGGDPFGEIQLPDAVITLKQGVGRLIRDVDDRGVLVICDSRLVMRPYGEVFLNSLPPAPRTRDIAQAIDFLTMKP is encoded by the coding sequence GTGGCATCAGTAAGCGATGATTTTGCAACCGATGGTGTGTTGGCACTGGCCATCAGCGGATTTAAACCGCGTGAGCCACAGCGGCAAATGGCAGCAGCGGTAGAAAAGGCCATCGCACAACAACAACCATTGGTGGTGGAAGCGGGAACCGGCACCGGTAAGACGTATGCTTATCTGGCCCCGGCATTGCGTGCCGGCAAGAAAGTCATTATCTCCACCGGTTCAAAAGCATTGCAAGATCAGCTTTATAGTCGCGATTTGCCTACCGTGGCACAGGCTCTGAATTATCAGGGATCGTTGGCTTTGCTGAAGGGCCGCGCTAATTATCTGTGTACCGAGCGGCTTGAACAGCAATCGCTGGCGGGGGGGGATCTGCCGGTGGAAACCCTGAGAGAGCTGGTATGGCTACGGCGGTGGTCATCAGAAACGTTGGATGGCGACATCGGTAACTGTGGTGAAGTGGCCGAAGACAGTCAGGTCTGGCCGTTGGTCACCAGTACCAACGATAATTGCCTGGGAAGCGATTGTCCTCACTATAAAGACTGTTTTGTCGTCAAGGCACGTCGGCGTGCGATGGACGCGGATGTTGTCGTGGTAAATCATCATCTATATCTGGCTGATATGGTGGTAAAAGAGAGTGGCTTCGCCGAACTGATTCCAGATAGCGATGTGGTTATTTTTGATGAAGCACATCAGATTCCGGATATCGCCAGCCAATATTTTGGTCAGCAGCTTTCCAGTCGCCAACTGATGGACCTGGCGAAAGACATGATTATTGCCTACCGCACCGAAGTCCGTGATGCCGCACAGTTGCAGAAAAGTGCTGATCGGTTAACGCAAAGTACACAGGATTTTCGTCTGGCGCTGGGTGATCCCGGTTTTCGGGGTAACTTACGTGACATTGTCACAGACACATCTCTTCAACGCTCGCTGACACTGCTTGATGATGCGCTTGAGCTTTGCTATGACGTGGCAAAACTATCCCTGGGACGTTCGGCGTTGCTTGATGCCGCTTTCGATCGCGCAACACTGTTTCGTAGTCGTCTGAAACGGCTGTTGGATGTTCATCAACCAGGCTATAGTTACTGGTATGAATGCAATTCCCGCCATTTTGTATTGGCACTGACACCCTTGTCGGTGGCGGATCGCTTCCGTGATGTGATGAAGGAAAAACCCGTCAGTTGGATATTTACCTCTGCCACCCTGTCAGTGAATGATCAGCTTGCGCATTTTACGTCACGTCTTGGTCTGGATAATGCCACTACCTTGTTATTACCTAGCCCTTTTGACTACACGCGGCAGACATTACTGTGTGTCCCGCGTTACCTGCCGGAAACTAACCGCCCTGGTGCGGCAAAACAGCTCGCCCGCATATTGTGTCCGTTAATTGAGGCGAATCAGGGGCGCTGTTTTATGTTGTGTACTTCGCATCAGATGATGCGCGATCTGGCGGCTGAGTTTCGTGCATCATTGACGCTACCCGTGTTATTACAGGGAGAAACCAGTAAACCACAGTTGTTGTCTCAGTTTATCTCCGCTGGCAATGCGTTACTGGTGGCAACCAGCAGTTTCTGGGAAGGCGTGGATGTGCGTGGGGATGCGCTATCCTGTGTGATTATCGATAAGCTTCCTTTTACCTCACCAGATGACCCATTGCTGAAAGCACGAATGGAAGATTGTCGTGTGCATGGCGGTGATCCTTTTGGTGAAATACAACTGCCAGATGCA
- a CDS encoding RidA family protein, whose translation MSITHINPEQRWSDAVIYNHTLYYTSVPENLDEDAQAQTENALAALDSVLQQAGTDKSRLLDVTIFLADAGDFAAMNVAWDAWVVSGSAPVRCTVQAKLMNPRFKIEIKAIAAI comes from the coding sequence ATGTCAATCACCCACATCAATCCAGAACAACGCTGGTCGGATGCTGTCATTTACAATCACACGTTGTACTATACCAGCGTGCCGGAAAATCTGGATGAAGATGCACAGGCGCAGACTGAAAACGCGCTGGCTGCACTGGATAGTGTTTTACAACAGGCAGGAACGGATAAAAGCCGTCTGTTGGATGTCACCATTTTTCTGGCTGATGCAGGGGACTTTGCGGCCATGAATGTCGCCTGGGATGCCTGGGTTGTTTCCGGCAGTGCCCCGGTTCGCTGCACCGTACAGGCAAAACTGATGAACCCGCGATTTAAGATCGAAATCAAAGCTATTGCGGCGATCTGA
- a CDS encoding YoaH family protein: MYAGTPALTHEQQQQAVEEIHALMAEGLSSGEAIALVAAALRQNHQGDNVSAMFDDEDDENADQE; the protein is encoded by the coding sequence ATGTACGCAGGTACCCCGGCGTTGACGCATGAACAGCAACAGCAGGCAGTGGAGGAAATTCACGCGCTTATGGCTGAAGGTTTAAGTAGTGGTGAAGCAATCGCCCTGGTTGCTGCGGCGCTACGTCAGAACCATCAGGGGGATAACGTTTCCGCCATGTTTGATGACGAAGATGATGAGAATGCGGACCAGGAATAA